In Thunnus maccoyii chromosome 3, fThuMac1.1, whole genome shotgun sequence, the following proteins share a genomic window:
- the polr2j gene encoding DNA-directed RNA polymerase II subunit RPB11-a produces MNAPPAFESFLLFEGEKKISITKDTKVPNACLFTLNKEDHTLGNIIRAQLLKDPQVLFAGYKVPHPLEHKIVIRVQTTPDYSPQEAFTNAITDLISELSLLEERFRVAIKDKQEGIE; encoded by the exons ATGAACGCGCCTCCCGCCTTCGAGTCGTTCCTGCTGtttgaaggagagaaaaagatcaGTATCACCAAAGACACGAAGGTTCCCAACGCCTGTTTGTTCACGCTGAACAAGGAAGACCACACACTGGGCAACATCATCCGAGC tcagCTGTTGAAGGATCCTCAGGTTCTGTTTGCGGGTTATAAAGTTCCTCATCCTCTGGAACACAAGATCGTCATCAGAGTGCAGACAACACCTGACTACAGtccacag gaagcGTTTACGAACGCCATCACTGACCTGATCAGCGAGCTGTCTCTGCTGGAGGAACGCTTCAGAGTCGCCAtcaaagacaaacaggaagGGATTGAGTGA
- the LOC121894212 gene encoding DNA-directed RNA polymerase II subunit RPB1-like: MKNSNKIMFYVYLFILLSNQLNRCLDGGTRTHSLDQPEHSLDQPEYSLNQPEHSLDQPEHSPDQPEHSLNQPEHSLDQPEHSPDQPEHSPDQPEHSPDQPEHSLDRPEHSLDQLEHGPDQPEHSLDQPEHSLDQPEHSLDQLEHGPDQPEHSLDQPEHGPDQPEHSLDQLEHGLDQPEHSLDQLEHGPDQPEHSLDQLEHGPDQPEHSLDQPEHSPDQPEHSLDQLEHGLDQPEHSLDQLEHGLDQPQHSLDQPEHSPDQPEHSPDQPEHSLNQTEHSLDQPEYSLDQPEPLKHKQVNISSLELDLL; this comes from the exons atgaaaaacagcaacaaaataatgttttatgtgtatttattcatCCTGTTATCAAACCAGTTGAACAGATGTTTGGACGGAGGAACACGGACCCACAGTCTGGATCAACCAGAACACAGCCTGGATCAACCAGAATACAGTCTGAATCAACCAGAACACAGTCTGGATCAACCAGAACACAGCCCGGATCAACCAGAACACAGTCTGAATCAACCAGAACACAGTCTGGATCAACCAGAACACAGCCCGGATCAACCAGAACACAGCCCGGATCAACCAGAACACAGCCCGGATCAACCAGAACACAGTCTGGATCGACCAGAACACAGTCTGGATCAACTAGAACACGGCCCGGATCAACCAGAACACAGTCTGGATCAACCAGAACACAGCCTGGATCAACCGGAACACAGTCTGGATCAACTAGAACACGGCCCGGATCAACCGGAACACAGTCTGGATCAACCAGAACACGGCCCGGATCAACCGGAACACAGTCTGGATCAACTAGAACACGGCCTGGATCAACCAGAACACAGTCTGGATCAACTAGAACACGGCCCGGATCAACCAGAACACAGTCTGGATCAACTAGAACACGGCCCGGATCAACCGGAACACAGTCTGGATCAACCAGAACACAGCCCGGATCAACCAGAACACAGTCTGGATCAACTAGAACACGGCCTGGATCAACCAGAACACAGTCTGGATCAACTAGAACACGGCCTGGATCAACCACAACACAGTCTGGATCAACCAGAACACAGCCCGGATCAACCAGAACACAGCCCGGATCAACCAGAACACAGTCTGAATCAAACGGAACACAGTCTGGATCAACCAGAATACAGTCTGGATCAACCAGAACCACTAAAGCACAAACAAGTCAACATTTCAAG TCTTGAGCTCGACTTGCTCTGA